Proteins found in one Maridesulfovibrio sp. genomic segment:
- a CDS encoding Xaa-Pro peptidase family protein: protein MSDLESNVVVPRSELEARWAKCRRFLPEVAPQAGGMLCFSRLQIYYLSGSFVNGAVWLPLEGEPVLFVRRSYERASIESSIKNIVSFRSFKDIAPLAKEAGQPLTEVIGAETAGLTWQLGEMLTSRMSEYKFVPGDNVLALSRAMKSEWELEIMREVGHLHNTALAEVLPELIETGMSELEISKYLWNIFFELGHEGIMRMQTFNEEIFLGHVSAGDSGIYPSSFNGPLGLRGVHPVSPFMGSGDKFWDENTPLAVDCGFVMEGYHTDKTQLYWSGPQSSIPKDVLDAQLFCQDMETLAAENLKPGTLVSDVFAMVMAEADKQGYMDGFMGIGESKVPFIGHGIGLTVDGFPPIAKGFDLPIEEGMVFALEPKQGIPGVGMVGVENTFEVTPDGGRCITGDMHDIICIE, encoded by the coding sequence ATGTCCGATCTTGAATCAAATGTAGTTGTGCCGCGTAGTGAGCTTGAAGCCCGCTGGGCAAAATGCCGCCGATTTCTGCCTGAAGTAGCTCCGCAGGCAGGGGGCATGCTTTGTTTTTCGCGATTGCAGATTTATTATCTCTCCGGCTCTTTTGTCAACGGTGCAGTATGGCTTCCGCTGGAAGGTGAGCCTGTTCTTTTCGTGCGCCGTTCATACGAAAGGGCTTCCATTGAAAGTTCCATTAAAAATATCGTCAGTTTCAGATCATTTAAAGACATCGCCCCTCTCGCCAAAGAGGCAGGGCAACCTTTGACGGAAGTTATCGGAGCTGAAACTGCGGGCCTTACGTGGCAGCTCGGCGAAATGCTTACTTCACGGATGTCCGAGTATAAATTTGTTCCCGGTGATAACGTTCTGGCTCTATCCCGCGCGATGAAATCTGAGTGGGAACTGGAAATCATGCGCGAAGTCGGTCATTTGCACAATACCGCTTTGGCGGAGGTTCTGCCTGAATTGATCGAAACCGGCATGAGTGAATTGGAAATTTCCAAATACCTCTGGAATATCTTTTTCGAGCTCGGACATGAAGGCATCATGCGTATGCAGACCTTTAATGAAGAAATATTCCTGGGACATGTCTCCGCAGGTGATTCCGGTATTTATCCCAGTTCTTTCAACGGCCCGTTAGGCCTTCGAGGCGTGCATCCTGTTTCGCCCTTCATGGGCAGTGGAGATAAATTCTGGGACGAGAATACTCCCCTAGCCGTTGATTGCGGATTTGTAATGGAAGGATATCATACTGATAAAACTCAGCTGTACTGGTCCGGACCGCAAAGCTCCATTCCCAAAGATGTGCTTGATGCGCAGCTTTTCTGTCAGGATATGGAGACTCTTGCCGCTGAAAATCTCAAACCCGGCACTTTGGTCAGTGATGTCTTTGCTATGGTCATGGCCGAAGCTGATAAGCAGGGTTATATGGATGGTTTTATGGGAATCGGCGAGAGCAAGGTGCCGTTTATCGGGCATGGTATCGGGTTGACCGTGGATGGCTTTCCGCCCATTGCCAAAGGCTTTGATCTGCCTATTGAAGAGGGTATGGTTTTTGCCCTTGAGCCGAAGCAGGGTATTCCCGGAGTCGGTATGGTCGGCGTGGAGAATACCTTTGAGGTTACCCCGGACGGCGGCAGATGTATTACCGGCGATATGCACGATATAATCTGTATTGAATAG
- the hisF gene encoding imidazole glycerol phosphate synthase subunit HisF, translating into MLSKRIIPCLDVRNGVLTKGIKFKGNVDIGDPVETARLYYEQGADEIVFYDITASSEGRGIFLDVVERVASEIFIPFSVGGGINSVKDMRDVLLAGAEKVSVNSGAVKNPDIISEGAAAFGSQCVVLGMDVKRVDKSEQIPSGFEIVINGGRKFMGIDALEWAKTGESLGAGEICLNSIDADGVKTGYDLELTRLVAESVQIPVIASGGAGNPQHMVDAVTEGRATAALIASIVHYGDYTIPQLKEYMAEKGVRVRSSW; encoded by the coding sequence ATGCTTAGTAAAAGAATCATCCCTTGCCTCGACGTAAGGAACGGAGTCCTCACCAAAGGCATCAAGTTCAAAGGCAATGTAGATATCGGTGATCCCGTTGAAACTGCACGCCTCTACTACGAGCAGGGTGCGGATGAGATCGTTTTCTACGATATCACAGCATCTTCCGAAGGACGCGGCATTTTCCTCGATGTTGTCGAACGGGTTGCATCAGAGATTTTTATCCCCTTCTCCGTAGGAGGAGGCATCAACTCCGTTAAAGACATGCGCGATGTACTCCTTGCCGGAGCGGAAAAAGTTTCCGTGAACTCCGGCGCTGTCAAAAACCCTGATATCATCAGCGAAGGGGCCGCAGCATTCGGTTCCCAGTGCGTTGTGCTCGGCATGGACGTGAAACGCGTTGATAAATCCGAGCAGATCCCTTCAGGTTTCGAGATCGTCATCAACGGCGGACGCAAATTCATGGGCATAGACGCCCTCGAATGGGCCAAAACCGGGGAATCCCTCGGAGCCGGTGAAATCTGCCTCAACTCAATTGACGCAGACGGCGTTAAAACCGGCTACGACCTCGAACTTACCCGTCTGGTAGCAGAAAGCGTACAGATTCCGGTAATCGCATCCGGAGGCGCGGGAAATCCGCAGCATATGGTTGATGCCGTAACTGAAGGCCGGGCCACTGCCGCGCTCATCGCCTCCATAGTTCACTACGGCGACTACACCATCCCTCAGCTGAAAGAATACATGGCTGAAAAGGGCGTGCGGGTTCGCAGCAGCTGGTAA
- a CDS encoding DnaJ domain-containing protein, with amino-acid sequence MNTRQAQSILKVGHDASEEDIKRSFRKLAFSMHPDLNPSPDAAKKFRELNEAYVFLKNVAGNTGSGKASTSRSYKKQKQDFKTKSDRKTAHEGASAYRAQQSKAKTETRSKTTSNAQQSRYFFQKEEDVLKDILNDPFARQVFEDIYSQISKDKPFQRPSAPIKERKVNLNWGDKTASVDVSSGIGSGVKAWFKGQLDDEQTVHFPASALHPGRTVRITLQQGFRKKSKTLEITLPRDFVIGRPIRLKGQGRKLGPFKGDLYLRIMAK; translated from the coding sequence ATGAACACAAGACAGGCACAGAGCATTTTAAAAGTCGGACACGATGCGAGTGAAGAGGATATTAAACGTTCTTTTCGCAAGCTGGCCTTCAGCATGCACCCGGACTTAAACCCCAGCCCTGACGCCGCCAAGAAATTCCGCGAACTGAATGAAGCATACGTATTCCTCAAAAATGTAGCGGGTAATACCGGTTCCGGAAAAGCTTCGACCTCCCGGTCGTACAAAAAACAAAAACAGGATTTCAAAACAAAATCCGACCGCAAGACCGCCCACGAAGGAGCCAGCGCCTACAGGGCACAGCAATCGAAAGCCAAAACTGAAACCCGTAGCAAAACAACTTCTAACGCCCAGCAGAGCCGTTACTTTTTCCAGAAAGAAGAGGATGTACTCAAAGACATACTCAACGACCCATTCGCCCGGCAGGTATTTGAAGATATTTACAGTCAGATAAGTAAAGACAAACCCTTCCAGCGCCCGAGCGCCCCGATCAAAGAACGTAAAGTGAATCTCAACTGGGGAGATAAAACCGCATCAGTTGATGTTTCATCGGGCATAGGGTCCGGCGTGAAAGCATGGTTCAAGGGCCAACTCGATGATGAGCAGACCGTCCATTTCCCAGCCTCGGCTCTGCATCCGGGCCGAACAGTACGCATCACTCTGCAACAGGGTTTCCGTAAAAAGAGTAAAACACTTGAAATAACCCTGCCCCGCGATTTTGTCATCGGCCGTCCCATCAGGCTGAAGGGTCAGGGACGTAAGCTGGGCCCTTTCAAAGGCGACCTGTATCTGCGCATAATGGCAAAATAA
- the hisH gene encoding imidazole glycerol phosphate synthase subunit HisH — protein MLAILDYKAGNQTSVQRALNKLGIPNQITADKEILSNATGIIFPGVGAAGQAMDELTSGGLDELLKELVQKKKPLLGICVGCQILLDYSEENDTQALSVIPGECRLFNPSWEDYEGVPIRVPHMGWNQIELKQDCVLFKDIDPEANFYFVHSYYPAPEEKYIIGETVYGRPFCSLHGREGLWAVQFHPEKSGNPGLKLLSNFYEYCKEASDA, from the coding sequence ATGCTGGCTATTCTTGACTATAAGGCCGGAAACCAGACAAGTGTGCAACGCGCGCTTAACAAGCTAGGCATTCCGAACCAGATTACTGCTGATAAGGAAATCCTGTCTAACGCAACCGGTATCATCTTTCCCGGTGTCGGTGCTGCAGGTCAGGCCATGGATGAACTTACATCCGGCGGGCTGGACGAACTTCTCAAAGAACTCGTACAGAAGAAAAAACCTCTTCTCGGCATCTGTGTCGGCTGTCAGATTCTTCTCGACTACAGCGAAGAAAATGACACCCAGGCACTTTCTGTCATTCCCGGTGAATGTCGCCTTTTCAATCCCTCATGGGAAGATTACGAAGGCGTCCCCATCCGCGTGCCCCACATGGGCTGGAACCAGATTGAATTGAAACAGGACTGCGTTCTCTTCAAGGATATTGACCCCGAAGCGAACTTCTATTTCGTACACAGCTACTACCCCGCTCCCGAAGAAAAATACATCATCGGTGAAACAGTCTACGGCCGCCCGTTTTGTTCCCTGCACGGACGCGAAGGGCTCTGGGCCGTTCAGTTCCACCCGGAGAAAAGCGGCAATCCCGGGCTGAAGCTGCTCTCCAACTTCTACGAATACTGCAAGGAGGCTTCCGATGCTTAG
- a CDS encoding CoA-binding protein, translating into MFILDEKKLASLLDEVKVIAVIGAVDKPGRPVDRVCRYMIEEGYKIVPVHPKRKDVWGLETYKSVKDIPFPVDIVNLFRTSQFCADHAREVLELETMPKCFWMQQGISSPEARELLSGTDITVIEDRCIMVDHKNLAGKI; encoded by the coding sequence ATGTTTATACTTGATGAAAAAAAATTAGCCTCACTTCTTGACGAGGTCAAGGTTATAGCCGTAATCGGCGCAGTAGATAAGCCCGGACGCCCTGTGGATAGGGTCTGCCGCTACATGATTGAAGAAGGTTATAAGATTGTTCCCGTGCATCCTAAGAGAAAAGACGTCTGGGGACTTGAGACTTATAAATCAGTTAAGGACATTCCCTTTCCGGTGGACATTGTCAACCTGTTCAGAACGTCTCAATTCTGCGCGGACCACGCCCGTGAAGTTCTGGAACTTGAAACCATGCCCAAATGTTTCTGGATGCAGCAAGGAATTTCCAGCCCGGAAGCACGAGAGTTGCTTTCCGGCACAGATATCACCGTAATCGAAGACCGTTGCATAATGGTCGACCATAAAAATTTAGCAGGCAAAATATAA
- a CDS encoding YkgJ family cysteine cluster protein, producing MSKAFECRMCGHCCQGEGGIIMTAKDRTRLAGHLGISEQELIDKHSETVNGKIRLRSREDGYCVFYEEGCGVHPGRPDICRAWPFFRGNLIDEMSWEMIQDYCPGVNKEAGHARFVEEGKEYIRAEGLRQHDPEVAPNALITEE from the coding sequence ATGAGCAAGGCTTTCGAATGCCGTATGTGCGGCCATTGCTGCCAAGGCGAAGGCGGTATCATCATGACCGCTAAAGACCGCACCCGTCTCGCCGGACACTTAGGTATTTCCGAACAGGAACTTATTGATAAACACAGTGAAACCGTGAACGGTAAAATACGCCTCCGGTCACGCGAAGACGGCTACTGCGTATTTTATGAGGAAGGTTGCGGAGTCCATCCCGGACGCCCGGATATCTGCCGGGCATGGCCCTTCTTCCGTGGTAATCTGATAGATGAAATGAGCTGGGAAATGATTCAGGATTACTGCCCCGGTGTAAATAAAGAAGCAGGCCACGCTAGATTTGTCGAGGAAGGCAAGGAATACATCCGGGCAGAAGGACTTCGCCAGCATGATCCGGAAGTTGCACCTAATGCGCTTATCACTGAAGAATAA